A part of Verrucomicrobiia bacterium genomic DNA contains:
- a CDS encoding DHH family phosphoesterase: MASFARPSVILTHESDLDGLLSGLLLVRLARSLFGAEVTLQAWNYQGWRNRQMTEPVAWVADFSFESRLDRPDWLVVDHHTTTSRPTQARLIHDPEKSAASLAYALCREAGLGTPVLDRLVHLNNIADLWLDADPEFDLANDYAGLVKEYGFWNLHRLLEGDPERLLNHPLLEVMTVKRRVENPIGYAWSASHVEEVSPEVGVVQTSVGDSNRIVHELLERGATGYKVLVTLFPKANRTIVASVRSLDGEALGVAARLQGGGHPNAAGATLPRSVTDLEGAVQYLRQLLTPERAGDPDAATGGLQL; encoded by the coding sequence ATGGCTTCGTTTGCACGGCCTTCGGTCATCCTCACCCATGAAAGCGATCTGGACGGGCTGCTTTCCGGTCTGCTGCTGGTCCGGCTGGCCCGGTCGCTGTTTGGGGCGGAGGTGACCCTGCAGGCCTGGAACTACCAGGGGTGGCGCAATCGTCAGATGACTGAGCCGGTGGCCTGGGTGGCGGACTTCAGCTTCGAGTCCCGTCTGGACCGTCCCGACTGGCTGGTGGTGGATCATCACACAACGACCTCCCGGCCCACCCAGGCACGCCTGATTCATGATCCGGAAAAGTCGGCGGCCAGTCTGGCGTATGCCCTCTGTCGCGAAGCCGGCCTGGGCACTCCGGTCCTCGACCGGTTGGTGCACCTCAACAACATCGCCGACCTCTGGCTGGATGCGGATCCGGAGTTTGACCTGGCCAATGACTACGCCGGACTGGTGAAGGAGTATGGATTCTGGAATTTGCACCGGCTGCTGGAGGGGGATCCCGAGCGGCTGCTGAATCATCCGTTGCTCGAGGTGATGACGGTGAAGCGGCGGGTCGAGAATCCCATCGGCTACGCCTGGTCGGCGTCCCATGTCGAGGAGGTTTCGCCGGAAGTCGGGGTGGTGCAGACCTCGGTCGGCGACTCGAACCGCATCGTGCATGAACTGCTGGAACGGGGGGCCACCGGATACAAGGTGCTGGTCACCCTGTTTCCCAAGGCGAATCGGACGATTGTCGCCAGTGTTCGCAGCCTCGACGGCGAGGCCTTGGGGGTGGCGGCCCGACTGCAGGGCGGGGGGCATCCAAATGCCGCCGGCGCCACGCTGCCACGTTCGGTGACCGACCTCGAGGGTGCCGTGCAGTATCTGAGACAGCTTCTGACACCCGAACGGGCCGGAGATCCCGACGCGGCGACGGGTGGATTACAGCTGTAG
- a CDS encoding PQQ-dependent sugar dehydrogenase has product MAILPAAGQRLVLDPPAFPSSAPRSHYRLVEAFPGLTFPYRSDDIVGLANAPGQTNALYVIGLFGRIHVITNLARPTKTVFLDISRDTYGLGASRSESGLLGLAFHPRYVENGWFYAFYSRTNRAAGKTYSTVSRFQRDPANPWRAVRASEQILISQFDERDNHQGGDMHFGPDGFLYISVGDGGGAAAQVQNAQRIDRDFFGGILRIDVDGRPGSLPPNPHPAVGTGYWIPGDNPFIGATAFNGLPVDPARVRTEFWAVGLRNPFRMGFDPLTGDLYAGDVGDRRLEEVNRIVRGGNYGWAYFEGTLPMPRSAPAGFQSLAPIYQYGRGGVDPNFEGQAVIGGFVYRGGRYPELEGRYLFGDFGSRHLWALNPHAVGTADIWKVTTAASGFGGLGLNPATGELLVPEVGRGRIQKLVRDVTSDGPSLPPTLDATRVFSSLRRLVPAAGVTPYEVTTPFWSDHAIKRRWFFMQDAGSRIQRNEEEGWQFPSGMVWVKHFDLDLVRGDPNSRRRLETRFLVKTDEGVYGLTYRWRPDGSNADLVPDSGMDEEIAVVEGGQTRIQRWHYPSRSECLSCHNAAAGHVLGFSARQLNREVDSGGSSVNQLVALSRLGIFDAPVSSPGTLPRMVAIGDESASLERRFKSYLDANCAYCHLPGGPGRGNWDARLGTPVTQAGILDGALVDNLGNPDARVVRRGDLGGSMLLRRMTELGAVHMPPIGSSELDRAGIDVVTRWILESRSRWMIGVEDRPEDAPPGQPFRPSWEFSEESGRSETPPGSVTRVQGDPQYDPDANPGPDDDYYLAGWYPAGFNGLKEPLLVPNDEPWAAWERSLAIRDRVNRLHFVLEPRDVVPGSVIRLRFELTRGGSMENKEKRDGFFDHDIAVRFRNARGGNTVLYANRVSRATVIDLEFSAQDVGANAGPNTIEFVRVGPNPPGIGAWIHFNYVELGVSSPDGPPVVEEENPPYEEGPPDVSPEDPEVENPDSDPNPPPGDGVPPVGTDSLMVRWDIGQEDPVDGNSANGRNPPFWEFRQENGRADAAPGRVTRDPGDPQYAAASNPGVDDDYYLAGFYPAGFNRLPADLNLSRQESLTGFERALTAGDRTNRIHFVLNDALVGDQSRMRVTFQLTRGGRMIGGVVQPGFFDHDIVVRFRNAAGRSTVLYANRISKTTTVDVEFRLDEVGAAAGPNTVEVVRVGPSPARSSIWVTFNYVRMQVVNPSAVRPVPPAPPVPPTPEAPEAGVEPPDEPDDGEVLPETPDTDDGAAGEDPVTENPGGGEPVVEWAIGVEDPLTGVTRSPFWEFSRENGRADAPPGKVTRVPEDPLYDPASNPTADDDFYLAGLYPAGFNGLRSNLDLAAREPDVAFERGLSGADRTNRIHFVLTQDQVRERTRMRVTFQLTRGGYMIGGVIQPGFYQHDIVVRLRTASGRSEVLYSKTLRATTTVDLDFLLSEVGAGAGPNTIEIVRTGPAPARHSIWINFNYVRLQVLNPDEAP; this is encoded by the coding sequence ATGGCGATTCTGCCTGCGGCCGGTCAGCGGCTGGTGCTGGACCCGCCGGCGTTCCCGTCGTCGGCACCCCGGTCGCACTATCGTCTGGTCGAGGCCTTCCCCGGACTCACCTTTCCCTACCGGAGCGACGACATTGTCGGACTGGCGAACGCACCGGGCCAGACCAACGCGCTGTACGTCATCGGGTTGTTCGGGAGGATTCACGTGATCACCAACCTGGCCCGGCCGACAAAGACGGTGTTCCTGGACATTTCGCGCGACACCTACGGTCTGGGGGCCAGTCGGTCGGAGTCGGGTCTGCTGGGCCTTGCCTTTCACCCTCGTTACGTTGAGAACGGCTGGTTCTACGCGTTCTACAGCCGGACCAACCGCGCCGCCGGGAAGACCTATTCCACCGTTTCGAGGTTTCAGCGGGATCCGGCAAATCCCTGGCGGGCGGTCCGCGCCTCCGAGCAGATCCTGATTTCGCAGTTCGATGAGCGCGACAACCACCAGGGTGGCGACATGCACTTCGGACCTGACGGCTTCCTTTATATCTCGGTTGGGGACGGCGGTGGTGCCGCCGCCCAGGTCCAGAATGCCCAGCGCATTGACCGTGATTTCTTCGGCGGCATACTCCGGATTGATGTGGATGGGCGTCCCGGAAGCCTCCCCCCGAATCCGCATCCGGCGGTCGGCACGGGGTATTGGATTCCCGGCGACAACCCGTTCATCGGCGCCACCGCCTTCAACGGGTTGCCGGTGGATCCGGCGCGGGTGCGCACCGAGTTCTGGGCGGTCGGACTCCGCAACCCCTTCCGCATGGGATTCGACCCGCTGACAGGGGACTTGTACGCGGGTGACGTCGGAGACCGGCGATTGGAAGAGGTGAACCGGATCGTGCGCGGTGGCAATTATGGCTGGGCGTATTTCGAGGGCACGCTGCCCATGCCACGCAGCGCCCCCGCTGGGTTCCAGTCCCTGGCGCCCATCTATCAGTACGGTCGGGGCGGGGTGGATCCCAATTTCGAGGGACAGGCGGTCATTGGCGGATTTGTGTATCGCGGTGGTCGGTATCCGGAGCTCGAGGGACGCTATCTCTTCGGGGACTTCGGCTCCCGGCACCTCTGGGCATTGAATCCGCATGCCGTTGGCACCGCCGACATCTGGAAGGTGACGACCGCGGCGTCCGGTTTCGGAGGCTTGGGGCTGAACCCGGCGACCGGAGAATTGCTGGTCCCGGAGGTGGGACGCGGCCGGATCCAGAAGCTGGTTCGCGACGTTACCAGTGACGGTCCATCCCTGCCTCCGACCCTGGATGCGACCCGGGTTTTTTCCAGTCTCAGGCGGCTCGTACCGGCCGCGGGTGTCACTCCCTATGAGGTGACCACCCCGTTCTGGTCGGACCACGCGATCAAGCGCCGCTGGTTCTTCATGCAGGATGCCGGCAGCCGGATCCAACGGAACGAGGAGGAGGGATGGCAGTTTCCTTCCGGCATGGTGTGGGTGAAGCATTTTGACCTCGATTTGGTCCGGGGTGATCCGAACTCCCGGCGTCGTCTGGAAACCCGGTTCCTCGTCAAGACCGACGAGGGAGTGTACGGGCTGACCTACCGGTGGCGTCCCGATGGGTCCAACGCCGATCTGGTTCCGGACTCCGGGATGGATGAGGAGATTGCGGTGGTCGAGGGCGGCCAGACGCGGATCCAGCGCTGGCACTATCCCTCACGATCGGAATGTCTGTCGTGCCACAACGCCGCCGCGGGCCATGTCCTTGGCTTCTCCGCCCGGCAGTTGAATCGGGAAGTGGATTCCGGCGGGTCGTCTGTGAACCAGTTGGTCGCCCTCAGTCGTCTCGGTATCTTCGACGCCCCTGTGTCCTCACCGGGCACCCTGCCGCGGATGGTGGCGATCGGGGACGAGTCCGCCTCGCTCGAGCGGCGTTTCAAGTCGTACCTGGATGCAAATTGCGCCTACTGCCATTTGCCGGGCGGACCCGGGCGCGGCAACTGGGATGCGCGGCTGGGCACCCCGGTCACCCAGGCGGGGATTTTGGATGGCGCCCTCGTGGACAACCTGGGCAACCCGGACGCCCGGGTGGTCCGGCGTGGGGATCTGGGCGGTTCCATGCTGCTTCGCCGGATGACGGAGCTGGGGGCAGTCCACATGCCGCCCATTGGTTCGAGTGAGCTGGACCGTGCCGGGATTGACGTCGTCACCCGCTGGATCCTGGAGTCCAGGTCCCGCTGGATGATCGGTGTCGAAGACCGTCCGGAGGACGCTCCGCCGGGACAGCCGTTCCGCCCGTCCTGGGAGTTTTCCGAGGAGAGTGGGCGCAGCGAGACGCCCCCGGGCTCGGTGACACGGGTTCAAGGGGATCCGCAGTACGATCCGGATGCGAACCCTGGCCCGGATGACGATTACTACCTCGCGGGCTGGTATCCCGCCGGTTTTAACGGCCTGAAGGAACCGCTCCTGGTGCCGAACGATGAACCCTGGGCGGCGTGGGAGCGATCGCTTGCCATCCGGGACCGGGTGAACCGGCTTCACTTTGTTCTTGAGCCGCGTGACGTGGTCCCCGGTTCGGTGATTCGACTGCGGTTCGAGCTGACGCGGGGCGGTTCGATGGAGAACAAGGAGAAGCGGGATGGATTCTTCGACCACGACATTGCGGTCCGGTTTCGAAATGCCCGGGGGGGCAACACGGTCCTTTATGCCAACCGGGTGTCGCGCGCAACCGTCATTGATCTTGAGTTTTCCGCACAGGACGTTGGTGCCAACGCGGGGCCGAACACGATCGAGTTCGTGCGGGTTGGCCCAAATCCTCCGGGTATCGGGGCCTGGATCCACTTCAACTATGTCGAACTCGGCGTCTCGTCGCCTGATGGCCCGCCGGTGGTTGAGGAGGAGAATCCGCCCTACGAGGAGGGGCCGCCGGACGTATCCCCCGAAGATCCGGAGGTTGAAAACCCGGATTCAGACCCGAATCCACCGCCGGGCGATGGGGTGCCGCCGGTGGGCACGGATTCCTTGATGGTCCGGTGGGACATCGGCCAGGAAGACCCGGTGGACGGCAACTCCGCCAATGGTCGGAACCCGCCCTTCTGGGAGTTTCGTCAGGAGAACGGCCGGGCCGACGCGGCACCGGGACGGGTCACCCGTGATCCCGGGGACCCCCAGTACGCCGCCGCCTCGAACCCCGGAGTGGACGACGATTACTACCTCGCCGGGTTCTACCCCGCGGGTTTCAACCGTCTCCCGGCAGACCTCAATCTTTCCCGCCAGGAGTCCCTGACGGGTTTCGAACGGGCACTCACCGCGGGCGATCGCACCAACCGAATTCACTTCGTCTTGAACGACGCCCTGGTCGGAGACCAGTCCCGGATGCGTGTCACCTTCCAGTTGACCCGGGGCGGCCGCATGATTGGCGGTGTCGTGCAACCTGGGTTCTTTGACCATGACATCGTGGTCCGGTTCCGGAACGCCGCCGGGCGGAGCACGGTTTTGTACGCCAATCGGATCAGTAAGACCACGACGGTTGACGTGGAGTTCCGGTTGGATGAAGTCGGAGCCGCGGCGGGCCCCAACACGGTGGAAGTGGTTCGTGTGGGGCCGAGTCCCGCCCGAAGTTCCATCTGGGTCACCTTCAATTACGTCCGGATGCAGGTGGTCAATCCTTCGGCTGTCCGGCCTGTACCGCCTGCACCGCCTGTACCGCCGACTCCGGAGGCCCCGGAGGCCGGGGTGGAACCGCCCGATGAACCAGATGATGGTGAGGTGCTCCCTGAGACTCCGGACACGGATGACGGGGCGGCCGGGGAGGATCCAGTGACGGAGAACCCCGGCGGAGGGGAACCGGTGGTCGAGTGGGCCATTGGCGTCGAGGATCCACTCACCGGGGTCACCCGGTCGCCGTTCTGGGAATTCAGCCGTGAGAATGGCAGGGCCGACGCGCCTCCAGGCAAGGTCACGCGGGTGCCGGAGGACCCCTTGTACGATCCGGCCTCCAATCCGACCGCGGATGACGACTTCTACCTCGCGGGCTTGTACCCCGCCGGGTTCAATGGTCTCAGATCCAACCTGGATCTTGCAGCGAGGGAACCGGATGTGGCCTTCGAGCGGGGCCTCTCCGGGGCCGACCGGACCAACCGGATTCATTTCGTCCTCACGCAGGACCAGGTAAGGGAACGGACCCGGATGCGTGTCACGTTTCAGTTGACCCGGGGTGGCTACATGATTGGCGGGGTCATCCAGCCCGGGTTCTATCAGCACGATATTGTCGTGCGGCTTCGGACGGCGTCCGGGCGCAGCGAAGTGCTCTATTCCAAGACGCTGAGGGCCACGACGACGGTGGATCTGGATTTTCTCCTGTCGGAAGTTGGGGCGGGAGCAGGCCCCAACACGATCGAGATTGTCCGGACGGGGCCGGCTCCCGCCCGCCATTCCATCTGGATCAACTTCAACTACGTCCGGTTGCAGGTGTTGAACCCGGACGAGGCGCCGTAG
- a CDS encoding CotH kinase family protein translates to MPCSFRICCWSVLFGALAGSLQSSVVLNELLYHPPDDNDALQFIELHNTGPEPVALDGWRLTRGVAFTAPNWTLPAGGFAVICRNRAAFERQFGPGLPVIGEFKGRLKHGGERVELTDAGGRVVDALRYDDTPPWPVGSDGYGASLERIVADGPAGDPDNWAAAVNSDPQVLAATPGRTNTVASIHRPPRISPVTFEAPRPGVPVQVTAKVTPATPGLRVELQYWVIASTTVPEPATVILEGGSVPGEFRGSIPAQPAGRLLRFRIRAVDARGAERWEPAPGEPRPTFSAFLQDNTNRLTVPEARLLTLGPRESPGASLHHRSRGRDITLLRGQSAFVVFPTNGTPAQTFDHIRLSPRSGGWKVRLHKDLPLDGMTTLNVVYEQRPRWMLSEPLAYEVFRRAGVPAPNTGHLRLWLNAQPLGYHLMFEQVNASFLRRHQLDPDGNLYKLLWYGNDVIGQHEKKNNPESGHADLLEAIALLDRGTGDRVWGDIQRAFHVGEFASYFAVSHCIQNWDGFFNNYFVHRGPGPDGRWTIIPWDQDKTWGDHDGASRAYDWYDMPLTYGMKGDRRPGSRFSFFRLGNTGWDGGSWWRPGGYFSGPLLAHPQFRGRFLTRLHEVCQDVFTEPALLPVINDLERRLAPEVQYRASLEGMDPSQARAEFLELVDSFRRQLKHRRAFLIRALERESAGR, encoded by the coding sequence ATGCCCTGCTCATTCCGGATCTGCTGCTGGAGCGTCCTTTTCGGAGCCCTGGCAGGCTCCCTCCAAAGTTCGGTCGTCCTGAACGAACTCTTGTATCACCCCCCAGATGACAACGACGCCCTTCAGTTCATTGAGCTGCACAACACCGGCCCGGAGCCGGTGGCGCTCGACGGCTGGCGATTGACCCGGGGGGTGGCGTTCACCGCGCCGAACTGGACCCTCCCGGCAGGCGGCTTCGCAGTGATCTGCCGAAACCGGGCCGCGTTTGAGAGGCAGTTCGGCCCGGGACTTCCTGTGATCGGCGAATTCAAGGGTCGTTTGAAGCACGGCGGCGAGCGGGTTGAACTCACGGATGCCGGCGGGCGGGTGGTGGATGCCCTGCGGTACGACGACACCCCTCCGTGGCCCGTGGGCTCCGATGGTTATGGAGCCTCTCTGGAACGAATCGTTGCCGATGGCCCCGCCGGGGACCCGGACAACTGGGCGGCGGCCGTGAATTCCGATCCACAGGTTCTCGCGGCCACGCCCGGACGGACCAACACCGTGGCCTCGATCCACCGGCCGCCCCGGATCTCCCCGGTGACCTTCGAGGCCCCCAGACCGGGGGTTCCCGTCCAGGTCACGGCAAAGGTGACGCCCGCCACCCCCGGGTTGCGCGTCGAGCTCCAGTACTGGGTGATCGCATCCACCACCGTTCCCGAGCCCGCGACCGTGATCTTGGAAGGCGGGTCCGTTCCCGGCGAATTTCGCGGATCCATTCCGGCTCAACCCGCCGGGCGCCTGTTGCGATTCCGGATCCGGGCCGTGGATGCCCGCGGTGCCGAGCGATGGGAGCCCGCCCCGGGGGAACCACGCCCGACCTTTTCGGCGTTTCTTCAGGACAACACGAACCGCCTGACCGTGCCCGAGGCGCGCCTGCTGACCCTGGGTCCCCGCGAATCCCCCGGCGCCTCCCTGCACCACAGATCCCGCGGACGAGACATCACCCTGCTTCGGGGACAGTCGGCATTCGTGGTTTTTCCAACCAACGGCACCCCGGCGCAGACGTTCGACCACATCCGGCTGAGTCCGAGATCCGGAGGCTGGAAGGTCCGCCTGCACAAGGACCTCCCCCTGGACGGCATGACCACCCTGAACGTCGTCTACGAACAGAGGCCGCGGTGGATGCTTTCGGAACCGCTGGCCTACGAGGTGTTCCGCCGTGCCGGGGTTCCAGCCCCCAACACCGGGCATCTCCGCCTGTGGCTCAACGCCCAGCCGCTCGGCTATCATCTGATGTTCGAGCAGGTCAACGCCTCCTTCCTGCGAAGGCACCAACTCGATCCCGATGGCAACCTGTACAAGCTCCTCTGGTACGGAAACGATGTCATTGGCCAGCATGAGAAAAAGAACAACCCCGAGTCGGGTCATGCCGACCTGCTGGAGGCGATCGCCCTGCTGGACCGCGGCACCGGTGACCGGGTCTGGGGGGATATCCAGCGCGCATTCCATGTCGGCGAGTTCGCCAGCTACTTTGCGGTGAGCCATTGCATCCAGAACTGGGACGGCTTCTTCAACAACTACTTCGTGCACCGGGGCCCCGGACCCGATGGCCGGTGGACCATCATCCCTTGGGATCAGGACAAGACGTGGGGCGATCACGACGGCGCGTCCCGGGCCTACGACTGGTATGACATGCCGCTCACGTACGGAATGAAAGGCGATCGGAGGCCGGGAAGCCGGTTCAGCTTCTTCCGATTGGGCAACACGGGCTGGGATGGTGGCAGTTGGTGGCGTCCGGGGGGATATTTCTCTGGCCCGCTGCTCGCGCATCCGCAGTTCCGAGGACGCTTCCTGACCCGCCTCCACGAAGTGTGCCAGGACGTCTTCACCGAGCCGGCCCTGCTCCCCGTCATCAACGACCTCGAGCGCCGGCTCGCACCGGAGGTGCAATACCGGGCGTCGTTGGAGGGCATGGATCCAAGCCAGGCGCGGGCGGAGTTTCTCGAATTGGTGGATTCCTTCCGCCGCCAGCTCAAGCATCGGCGCGCGTTCCTGATACGTGCCTTGGAACGGGAATCCGCGGGACGCTGA
- a CDS encoding prepilin-type N-terminal cleavage/methylation domain-containing protein has product MTLNPNRNRPPHRPGGFTLIELLVVIAIIAILAALLAPALAGAKARANGIRCLNHVRQLALSLVIYSGDHDGYYPARREHPAAWMTALQPYYKDPAILKCPSDRFPWIPGLPVEARVAVQRSFVINGFNDWFQANLSPTNYQQFLRWQWPAGMRDSAIPEPSETITFGEKKAGSFHVHMDFSQGREGNDVEEIEQNRHRSGRGKSGGSNFAFADGSARLLGYGRSTSPVNLWAVTEAWRRVAVRAE; this is encoded by the coding sequence ATGACCCTGAATCCAAATCGGAACCGCCCGCCGCATCGTCCCGGCGGGTTCACCTTGATTGAGCTCCTGGTGGTCATCGCGATCATCGCGATCCTTGCCGCGCTGCTCGCTCCGGCACTGGCGGGCGCCAAGGCCCGGGCCAATGGCATTCGATGCCTGAACCATGTCCGCCAGCTTGCCCTCTCGCTGGTCATCTATTCCGGCGACCATGACGGCTACTATCCGGCGCGACGGGAGCATCCGGCGGCCTGGATGACCGCCCTGCAGCCCTACTACAAGGACCCCGCGATCCTGAAGTGCCCGTCCGACCGCTTTCCCTGGATTCCAGGATTGCCGGTGGAGGCCCGGGTCGCCGTGCAGCGCAGCTTCGTCATCAACGGCTTCAATGACTGGTTCCAGGCGAACCTCAGTCCGACCAACTACCAGCAGTTCCTGCGCTGGCAGTGGCCGGCCGGCATGCGGGATTCCGCGATTCCCGAGCCCTCGGAGACCATCACCTTTGGGGAGAAAAAGGCCGGTTCCTTTCACGTACACATGGATTTCAGCCAGGGCCGCGAGGGCAACGACGTGGAGGAAATCGAGCAGAACCGCCACCGGAGCGGCCGGGGAAAGTCCGGCGGGTCCAACTTTGCGTTCGCCGACGGCAGCGCGCGGCTTTTGGGATACGGACGCTCCACCAGCCCCGTGAACTTGTGGGCGGTCACGGAAGCATGGCGCCGGGTGGCGGTCCGGGCTGAGTGA